In Bos taurus isolate L1 Dominette 01449 registration number 42190680 breed Hereford chromosome 11, ARS-UCD2.0, whole genome shotgun sequence, one DNA window encodes the following:
- the LOC132346647 gene encoding histidine-rich glycoprotein-like, producing the protein MDTQYTHFTHRHTQTQAHTPHIQTHTTHRHTIHTPHKTHSTHHTQTYTIHHIHGHTTHTPHTQKHNTQHTHRHTIHTPYTWTHTPHPTHRHTIHTPRIQTPSTHHTHHTPHTQTPSTQHTHHTPHTQTHSTQHTHHTPHTQTHSTHHTPGHTIYTPHIQTHNTYTSYTHTPALTTHITHLTQRNTVHSTHTDTQYTHLTYGHSTHHTHHTPHTQKHNTHTSHRHTAHTTHMDTQHTPPTQYTHLTHRNTIHSTHRHTIYTPHIQTQYIYLTHRYTAHTPHTDTAHTTCGHTTHTHQTQTHKGHRHTQAT; encoded by the coding sequence atggacacacaatacacacatttcacacacagacacacacagacacaagcacacacacctcacatacagacacacaccacacacagacacacaatacacacacctcacaagacacacagcacacaccacacacagacatacaccaTACACCACATACATGGACACACAACACATACGcctcacacacagaaacacaatacacagcacacacacagacacacaatacacacaccttacacatggacacacaccccacaccccacacacagacacacaatacacacacctCGCATACAGACACccagcacacaccacacacaccacacacctcacacacagacacccagcacacaacacacacaccacacacctcacacacagacacacagcacacaacacacacaccacacacctcacacacagacacacagcacacaccacacacctggACACACAATATACACACCTCACATACAGACACATAATACATACacctcatacacacatacaccagcACTcaccacacacatcacacacctcacacaaagaaacacagtgcacagcacacacacagacacacaatacacacacctCACATACGGACACAgcacacaccatacacaccaTACAcctcacacacagaaacacaatacacacacttcacacagacacacagcacacaccacacacatggacacacaacacacaccccccacacaatacacacatctcacacacagAAATACAATACACagcacacatagacacacaataTACACACCTCACATACAGACACAATACATATAcctcacacacagatacacagcacacaccccacacacagacacagcacACACCACATGtggacacaccacacacacacaccaaacacagacacacaagggacacagacacacacaagcaacataa